A genome region from Thermomonospora amylolytica includes the following:
- a CDS encoding thiamine pyrophosphate-requiring protein has product MARTVGDYVLERLRDWGVEHVFGYPGDGINGIIAAFGRAEDQPRFVQSRHEEMSAFEAVGYAKFGGRVGVCLATSGPGAIHLLNGLYDAKLDHVPVVAIVGQTARSAIGGSYQQEVDLPSLFKDVASAYVQMATVPAQLPNLIDRALRIALAERAPTCVIIPSDLQEEQYEPPAHAFKHVPSSTPGHTRPVTRAPEEEVARAADVLNAGSKVAILVGQGARGARREVMEVAEITGAGVAKALLGKDVLPDDLPYVTGAIGLLGTRPSYELMRDCDTLLIVGSNFPYSQYLPEYGSARAVQIDVDGRMIGMRYPTEVNLVGDAAETLRALIPLLRPRRDRSWRRTVEGNVRRWWNTVERQAQVDADPVNPMRLFWELSQRLPDNAMITADSGSAANWYARDLRFRGDMRGTLSGTLATMGNGVPYAIGAKFAHPNRPAIALVGDGAMQMNGLAELITIQRYHRRWSDPRLVVAVLHNNDLNQVTWELRAMGGSPKFTESQELPDVPYAAFARSLGLEGIEVDKPEAIGPAWERALTCGRPAVLDVRVDPDIPPIPPHAEFEQLKDVAEAIVKSDPDAWGVARKGMATKAQELLSRRR; this is encoded by the coding sequence ATGGCGCGAACGGTGGGCGACTACGTGCTCGAACGGCTGCGGGACTGGGGGGTCGAGCACGTCTTCGGTTATCCGGGCGACGGGATCAACGGCATCATCGCCGCCTTCGGGCGGGCCGAGGATCAGCCCCGGTTCGTGCAGAGCCGGCATGAGGAGATGTCGGCGTTCGAGGCGGTCGGCTACGCCAAGTTCGGCGGCCGGGTGGGGGTGTGCCTGGCGACCAGCGGTCCCGGCGCGATCCACCTGCTCAACGGGCTGTACGACGCCAAGCTCGACCACGTCCCGGTGGTGGCGATCGTGGGGCAGACCGCCCGTTCGGCGATCGGCGGCAGCTACCAGCAGGAGGTGGACCTGCCGTCGCTGTTCAAGGACGTGGCGAGCGCGTACGTGCAGATGGCGACGGTCCCGGCGCAGCTGCCCAACCTGATCGACCGGGCCTTGCGGATCGCGCTGGCCGAACGCGCCCCGACCTGCGTCATCATCCCGTCCGACCTGCAGGAGGAACAGTACGAGCCGCCCGCGCACGCGTTCAAGCACGTGCCGTCCTCCACGCCCGGCCACACGCGGCCGGTGACCCGCGCGCCCGAGGAGGAGGTGGCGCGCGCCGCCGACGTCCTCAACGCCGGGTCCAAGGTCGCGATCCTGGTCGGCCAGGGCGCCCGGGGCGCCCGCCGGGAGGTCATGGAGGTCGCCGAGATCACCGGGGCGGGGGTCGCCAAGGCGCTGCTCGGCAAGGACGTGCTGCCCGACGACCTGCCGTACGTGACCGGCGCGATCGGCCTGCTGGGCACCCGCCCCTCGTACGAGCTGATGCGCGACTGCGACACCCTGCTGATCGTCGGGTCCAACTTCCCCTACAGCCAGTACCTGCCGGAGTACGGGTCGGCCCGCGCGGTGCAGATCGACGTGGACGGCCGGATGATCGGGATGCGCTATCCCACCGAGGTCAACCTGGTCGGCGACGCCGCCGAGACGCTGCGGGCGCTGATCCCGCTGCTGCGTCCGCGCAGGGACCGCTCCTGGCGGCGCACCGTGGAGGGCAACGTCCGGCGCTGGTGGAACACCGTCGAACGCCAGGCGCAGGTCGACGCCGACCCGGTCAACCCGATGCGGCTGTTCTGGGAGCTGTCGCAGCGGCTGCCCGACAACGCGATGATCACCGCCGACTCCGGGTCGGCCGCCAACTGGTACGCCCGCGACCTGCGGTTCCGCGGCGACATGCGGGGGACGCTGTCGGGCACCCTGGCCACCATGGGCAACGGCGTCCCGTACGCCATCGGGGCCAAGTTCGCCCACCCGAACCGGCCCGCGATCGCGCTGGTCGGGGACGGCGCGATGCAGATGAACGGGCTGGCCGAGCTGATCACGATCCAGCGGTACCACCGGCGCTGGTCCGACCCCCGGCTGGTGGTCGCGGTGCTGCACAACAACGACCTCAACCAGGTGACCTGGGAGCTGCGGGCGATGGGCGGATCGCCCAAGTTCACCGAGTCCCAGGAACTGCCGGACGTGCCGTACGCGGCGTTCGCCCGGTCGCTGGGGCTGGAGGGCATCGAGGTGGACAAGCCGGAGGCGATCGGCCCCGCCTGGGAGCGGGCGCTGACCTGCGGGCGGCCCGCCGTGCTGGACGTGCGGGTCGACCCCGACATCCCGCCGATCCCGCCGCACGCGGAGTTCGAGCAGCTCAAGGACGTCGCCGAGGCCATCGTCAAGAGCGACCCGGACGCCTGGGGGGTGGCCCGCAAGGGGATGGCGACCAAGGCGCAGGAACTGCTGTCCCGTCGCCGCTGA
- a CDS encoding TetR/AcrR family transcriptional regulator → MPGLPGDVRITVTRTLTKDQQARRTRLIDAARELALAGGYAAVTMHDVADRAGVARATVYRYFATKDHLLTEVAALWAAQITSDTSAATTGDTPAERLTALMARIVEVAATELTLTSAIIQAVTSDDPSVEDARTALFLQVRDRLAAAIGEPVPDLDEVEILLGHVLLAALVSLTSLGRPVEEVRGMIATAGRLITAGMLALQNEPA, encoded by the coding sequence TTGCCCGGATTGCCCGGCGACGTGCGCATCACCGTCACCCGCACCCTGACCAAGGACCAGCAGGCCCGCCGCACCAGGCTGATCGACGCGGCCCGCGAGCTGGCCCTGGCGGGCGGGTACGCCGCCGTGACCATGCACGACGTCGCCGACCGGGCGGGCGTCGCCCGGGCCACGGTGTACCGCTACTTCGCCACCAAGGACCATCTGCTCACCGAGGTCGCCGCGCTGTGGGCGGCGCAGATCACCTCCGACACCTCGGCGGCCACCACCGGCGACACCCCCGCCGAGCGGCTCACCGCGCTGATGGCGCGGATCGTCGAGGTGGCCGCCACCGAGCTCACCCTCACCTCGGCGATCATCCAGGCGGTCACCTCCGACGACCCCAGCGTCGAGGACGCCCGCACCGCGCTGTTCCTGCAGGTCCGCGACCGGCTGGCGGCGGCGATCGGGGAGCCGGTGCCCGACCTGGACGAGGTGGAGATCCTGCTCGGCCACGTGCTGCTGGCCGCGCTGGTCTCGCTGACCTCGCTGGGCCGGCCGGTGGAGGAGGTGCGCGGCATGATCGCCACCGCGGGCCGCCTGATCACCGCCGGGATGCTGGCCCTGCAGAACGAGCCCGCCTGA
- a CDS encoding LysE family translocator: MTNPLLFLVAAVTLVAVPGPNHLYIITRSVGEGRRAGVASALGVEAGTLLHVAAAAAGLSALVAASATAFTALRYAGAAYLIFLAVRTFRGRHSHADPVLTPQPLPRVFLDGLLVNLFNPKVVLFFLAFLPQFVDPAAGSVPVQIVVLGLAIGLIGLASDLVYAFAAGSLAGRLRARPAFRRRQAYAVCAVYLGLGLAALAGPGPRRAGA, translated from the coding sequence ATGACGAACCCGCTGTTGTTCCTGGTGGCGGCCGTGACGCTGGTGGCCGTCCCGGGACCGAACCACCTCTACATCATCACCCGCAGCGTCGGGGAGGGACGGCGGGCCGGGGTCGCCTCGGCGCTGGGGGTGGAGGCCGGCACGCTGCTGCACGTCGCCGCGGCGGCGGCCGGGCTGTCGGCGCTGGTGGCCGCCTCGGCGACCGCGTTCACCGCGCTGCGCTACGCGGGCGCCGCCTACCTGATCTTCCTGGCGGTCCGCACGTTCCGCGGCCGGCACTCGCACGCCGATCCGGTGCTGACCCCGCAGCCGCTGCCCCGGGTGTTCCTGGACGGCCTGCTGGTCAACCTGTTCAATCCCAAGGTGGTGCTGTTCTTCCTGGCGTTCCTGCCGCAGTTCGTGGATCCGGCCGCCGGGTCGGTGCCCGTCCAGATCGTGGTGCTCGGCCTGGCCATCGGGCTGATCGGGCTGGCGTCGGACCTGGTGTACGCGTTCGCGGCCGGGTCGCTGGCCGGCCGACTGCGCGCCCGGCCCGCGTTCCGGCGCCGCCAGGCCTACGCCGTCTGCGCGGTCTACCTGGGGCTGGGACTGGCCGCCCTGGCCGGTCCCGGACCGCGCCGGGCCGGGGCCTAG